The sequence ATGCATCACTGTAAGCTACTTCGTGTTATTGAGTAGTtataattgttattgtttttcaaaatattctccatgaagatttatacacttttgcatgcgtttgaaccaattgtcgaagcactttcgccactctgaatgaggtacctccaaaacatacttcgtgcgcgaacaacttttgttggatttggctcatcttgaaacacccatacagtcgactgctgtttactttcgggctcatacgcgtaaatccatgattcgtcacctgtcacgatatcacgacgtgtttcgaagccccgcgatcgtattttttgagcatttccttcgatcaatcgacacgagcctttttttgagcgattgacaaattgtgtgggatccaacgcgaacaaatttttttgacagtcaaatgtttatgcaatattgaatgtatgctggtcccactaatgcctaagattgtctcaatctcacgataggtcacatgacgatcttgcaacatcagttcgcgcacagcatcaatggttttcggaacaacaactgattttggatgaccttcacgaaattcgtcttggagtgaactatgaccacgattgaattcatcataccatcgataaacactggtccttcatggagcttcatcgccaaaaaatgaattaagttcatccatgcaatgttgctgagttaatccacgtcgaaagttgtaaaaaatactcgcacgaaaatgttcacgatttaattccatttttcgaccgagatgaatcttttaagttttaagttactgtaaaaaacacaaatagcgctggtatttcaaaacgttctgggtacgtaaaagccaaaaaaatgtcaaactttgcgatacagctgtcagttaccagattgcaacaccagggttgccaaatcccgacatataaaaggcaccccttcGTATGCACTAAAATGCTTGATGCTACTTCCTGTGCACCTCTTCATGCTGTAGTTTCACCCCATACATACATCTTGACATTGCCATTATGGAAATTATGGAAGCCCAAGTTATAAACGTGCATATTTCGCTTATAATAGACTAACAAAACAGACAGTTTAGGCTATGGAAGTGCTTTTTGTAACTCAAACGAGAATCCATAATATTCGCTGGAATAGTCTTTGCCTTTTTTCTGGTCCTCTGCGAGACAGTTCTTAGCTCTTTCGGCATTTTGTAAATGTACATCATGACTTTCTTTAAGATGTAACTTCTCTTCACTTTCTTTAATATGTAATTTCTTTTCACTATCTGTAGATTCATTTTTGACGatatcataaaaattatattcaataccTATAGTTCAAGGTAATGTGGATGTGAAATAAGTgataaactgattttttttaaattttcacttagaccactttcataattatgggTACAAATAATATACATTCCCTTCGTTTTCTATTGTAGCAAATACTTTTACTTTTGTGACTCCAAGTCGATAACCAGAATTCgtggtgtttttttgtttattataaccTCAGAAACAGCTGCAATGACTTCGTTATTTCCAATAAGCACTTTCGATTTCATACCTAACTTTTATAATCATTTATTAAGATTCGCAATCTTATCTTATCAACAGACAACCTCAATTGACtctatgtgcatatacatacatacgggtaTTGCTCACCTATTGTTAAGCGATATGcagtattttctattttatatggGCCGCTCTTTTATACAGTTTTTTGTATGCAACCCAGCAATCCCATTGGAATTTTATGATATTTCGTAgaagtatatacacatataccatacatacttatgtatatgcatataagaatatatatgtatgtgtgcatgtatgaatCAGCTGACACCCACCTCTATTTGCACATATAGTAAATCCTATGTATGCCCATCAGGGCGGTTCTTCATTATTTCATATGAGTGTTGCGTGCAGGCAACCTCTTAACTTTCACTTTGCTTGGTCCATCTGAGGCCGAggtacttttttgtttatttgaaagAGCTCTGCCTATCCGAGgagtccaattttcaatgactctgcCGCATAGATTCCGCTGATTTTGAGCAATGATCTGTCTTATGTTGATTTTGAGTTCGATtgcgccattttttcagaaaactCCATAAGAAAAAGTCTAGCAAAATTAAATCGCTCGTCCGTAGCCAATTTACGGCACCTTTGTTCAATCCTGTAACTGCCTTTGATATCAGTGCGATTTGGTATCACAGTTGCTGTTATCGATCATCGGCTGATACTGAAAATGATTTACGTTTTCAATGTCGTGCCTTCAGTGACTCACAATAATTGCATCGCAGGTGACAAATATCCATATAAGCCACTTGTAAGGTATTGAATCGCTTACATGAGTGATTCATTATAAGTTTTCTTCttgtaaattaatttacatttttttttccgtCCATTGTTTAATAATTTGGTTCTTTCCTTCATTTGCAGGTGCTCGGCATAATTTGTATGGCCCTTGCTTCACCTGCCTACATCGCCGCCACGTCATTCTTCCTATTCGTGGTTGTAATCTCGTTCATTGCgacaattttgtggattttcgcTTATCTGCTGGGCATACGTGAAGCTCTCAATGTGGCCGTCAATTGGATATTCACAGTaagtaaaaaacagaaataccgatttacaaatatttttctacgtATTTTTTAAGAGgtattttcacttcaaaatttcaaattgtctCAAGCCCCAGAATGAATGTTTATAACAAAACGTAAATATTGTGAGAAAAAATGTCATGTCTCAAAAATATCGCTTGGAATTTCCTACGCCTACTCCTAAGGCATGAACAACTTCGAAAGCCACATTCACAGTGGAGTTTTAGCTTAAGAATAGATAGAACGTTTGCTCTAAGTTTTGCCGAATATTTCCATGAATCGGTCAAATGAATGTCACTGTGAAAAATAAGTGAAACTGCcttctaaaaattattatatcgtGGTGTACACCACATgctgacaagttttgacaatttattttttaaccttttatttcttttttttatatcttttattagaggaaaaggagagaggaaaaggaaagagagagctataccttataaagggtgttttttttagaggttaggtattcaagatgaaataaaacgtatataatttaatgttatggccaagaatttagctttattataaagataagggtttgccattatgttttaaaaatgatttcgggcaagtggccgccgcggctggctcgaataaattccagccgagaggcccaattttcgaccactttttgcagcaattggggccgtatgtcagcaataacgcgccgaatattctcttccaagacgtcaatcgtctcgggcttatctgcgtagacaagcgacttcacatagccccacaagaaatagcccagcggtgttatatcgcacgatcttggaggccacgccacaggtccacggcgcgagataatgcgctcaccaaaagtttccttcaataaatcgattgttgcgttggctgtatggcatgtagcgccgtcttgttggaaccaaaggtcgtccacatcaacatcgtccaattcaggcacgaaaaagtcattaatcatggctctatagcgctctagATTGACTggaacattatggccggcttcatttttaaagaaatatggaccaatgattccctctgcccatagagcacaccaaacagtgactttttgaggatgtaacggcgtctcagcaatggcttgtggattatgatcactccaaatgcgacaattttgcttattgacatacccattcaaccaaaagtgagcttcatcgttgaacaaaattttcttcgatgcgtcgcgcgaaccgaaccattattttcgtaataaatttgcacgatttgcaaacgttgtcaggtgtaagtctattcattatgaaatggcaaaccaaactgagcataaatcaagtgactgctgtcaaaaagaccatctgcgaaaaaagtagtgccaacttgaaaacctaacctctaaaaaaagcACCCTTTATGCATCTTAGATACATTTTAGGGTATTTTTCCTTCCTTctccttgtggttgctagtttctagtgagaaatagcactgccttctttttggcgcttgtttgttggtgcaaacttgtaggaaatatatttttggtgcctactttttggcgttatatttccttggtgtctattgtttggggcgttttttggtcccaatttttttgccgttttttttggtgcctactttttggcgcttatttccgtttcctggctagtgtttGTGCGTACTAAAAATTGCTAtacattccggcgtcggatttattggtattaccTTGCCGTAACTTGTGCCgctgttgccacggtttgtgtccggcgtttaccaaCACCGGTCGACCCgactccgttttttgtaaattttgtctatttgtattctctgcaaatattgtaaatttgtttagatatatattctttccctctctctctctcactatCTCTTGGGTCTCCCCTCTTTCTTTGtatgccttgaaagtttcacttctgttatgtgtactacgctacacgcactttttattttttttatatattattatttttatttactcttttatatatttttcatatacgttttatatttttatttagttttttttatttatttttatttcttgttatttttctattttttatacatttaatatagtttttatttagaaacaataaaatttctatatttttcatttaattttaatttttttttgttcctttttgatttaaaaaaataaatttttaaattttgatttttgaaataatttgtatgtatttcattctttttatattttttatttatttttattttttattcttgttattaatttttaacttttattcctGTTCTATTTTATAtatctttcatattttttatgtatttttgtatttaattttatatatttttatattttttatttatttgcagttactattttttgtttcattttaatgtttgttgtttttcatatatttagtttttaatctttaatttttattcctgttttattttatatttatttaatatattattttttttatcctttttatatttttacttattctttattttttttatttacatttttaatttatttgtatttattttaattttttcattctttttataatcttcatttatttttttcttattttttcaaattattattttttattgatgttttacatttttgtatgtattttttgtaggtatttttcatgttttttatatattttttatttttattttttattgcttatttatactatataaattttttatatattttgtacttatttttattttttatttataactatttttgtatactttttatattttttaatttttctctattttttccctttttattttatttttatatgttttttcattcttttcatatttttatttatttataatttttatttcttattctattttattttatttttttatattttttcatagtttttgtatcctttttatttttaatgtttatattttattcatttcttattttatatggtttttatacttttcataaatttatttttatttttcattctttttatattttttattttattttaatgtttctagtttttcatatttttagtttttagtttttattgcttttttattttatagtttttatatataatattttcgatatacatttttatatattttgtattcattcaaacataaagtttttttaattaaaactttttttcttttaatatttttacttattctttatttttttattcttttcatagttcttatttattgttatttatttatttaattttattcttgttatatatgttcttatatttttatttctttatttaccttaatttatgtattttttcataaatttcatatactctttacttattttaatttttttattctttttatactattcgtttatttttatttttcagtattttcatattttttattaatttcaaattattattttttatggattttttattttatgtttttggatgtattttttcatgttttttatatatttttatcttttttttattccttttttatttaatatttttatttttgtattctttttatattttttaatttttctctatttcttccctttttattttatttttatatattttttcattcttttcgtagttttatttatttataatttttatttttattgctgttttatttaattgttttatattttttcatagtttttatatactttttatttttaatgttcatattttattcattttttattttatatattttgtatactttttataaatttatttttattttaattttttaatttttttcatatcttttatttgtatgtgatttttattttttataaatttttttatatttctcatatatttttttattttttattattatttcctattcctcttttatcttattttttttatttgcagtttttatacattttttcatattttgaatttaattttatattccttttttatatttttattattttttatttaatttttattttttaatctgttttattttattagtttttaatattttttcatatatgtttgtatgttttattactatattatttcttatttctcttttattttatatttttattttaggtttttacacattttttcatattttgaatttaatttaattaatttttatttttttattatgtttgtatttcttatttagtttttgttttctgttccatttcatcttatttattttttaatactttttcatattttttataagtttttgttttatttcaaatttcaaatttttattccttttgtatctttatttattttcaattcttattttttattcttttttattttattttttatacttttccatatagtttttatttctaattttctgtaatttaatatatttattttactccttttttattttataatattttttttatattttatattttatatttattatttatttttattttttatttattcttcctttttatatttttacatttttgttttctataaaaatattgttctatACTACACAaatcttatacaattttttacctATTTCCCTTCTCTTCCACTcaatgtttttcctttttttatatttttttgcttctatattctttttattttatttttttcatattttttatacattttttttaataattttaatttttaattttttttgtttttgtgtattttgtttatattttttatttatttttatttgttcttactgttttattcctttttccTTAGTCGCAGTtattataatatgcttattATCCTTTCTTTCCCCTTCTCTTCCATTGCAGGAATTGATCAACACTGCGATCTGCACTCTTTTGTACTTTATCTCGTTCGTAGTGCAATTGGCCAAGTGGTCCGGCTATCCAAGTTCTTGGGGCTATGGCTCGAATATTGCGGCCGGAGTCTTTGGTTGCTTCAACTTTTTGGCCTACGCTGCTGGCACATATTTCTTGTATTTGACGCACAGGAGCGGTGCAAGTTATTAGACAAatcaaaagaacaaaattaaggaaacaaagaaaataattaacaataataatacaaacataattataaaatttgcaaaacaaaaaaaaaatatatatactagTAGCTCACCTCATAAACTTATATGTATGCGTACCACCAAAAGCACTGAGCACAATACttcatagcaacaacaacactagctGAATATTCATTATGTGACAACACCACTGATGTTATGCGGGTAAagtatatacttgtatgtgtatatgtaagtgAAGCTCATTGCTGTAATTAGTCAAAAACGAAATGTtatacaaaaaacaagaaactaaaaaatatagtaattttaaagagTTTTATTGGTAGTCAACTTCAACTTGATGTTcagcaaaaatttcattttagtaatagaaaagaaaaaagagaacataaaaatacaactttatatgtgtaattttaaatatattatatatctacaTTTGTACATGTTAATCGTTTTTAAAGATTATTAACTGCGCTGCCTTAAACAAACTTTCCGCATTCtggtaattaattaaaaaaatttcagaaaaaatttacacacaAACTACAAACTGAATTTTCGACTGTTTACAGACTTCAATATTTctacttttatataaaacacacatacatacatacatatatatgtgtgtatgtatgcctgAGAACTTCAATTTGCTCagcaatcaaaatattttgtattaatatttgttatttaatcgTAAAGAGACAACATTTATGctagtaaaatatgtatgtgcgtgtgtgtatgcatgcacatatacatatacatatacatacatacatatatgagtcgCAGAAGGTACGAAATGGGCAAATATTGTGTATTTTTTAAGTACGATTATTTTAACTCTgtttaattgttaatttttaaagttaaaatgaagaagtgttgattttttacaacaacaacaactgtgtgcggtaaatttgtaattatgcaaatttttacaattgaaaaaaaaaaaattacatgtaaGAACAAAACTTGtgtaatgtttttaattaataaagttatgttttaataaaaaacaaaaatgattaaaGGGTGTTTATTTTTGAGGGCAGAAATTaactatgtaaaaaataaaaattcttaaatttatgatttcaagtgaaattttacaagtaaaatcaaaatcaaaccatgagaagaaaataaataaatactcgtatctacagggtgaacgatatgaagtgttaccaacttcacactgcttgtatatgtaaaacagctcatgacataaacgtcaaaattgttctaatgacagttcaatatattgtttataagccatcaaaagcatttgcgtctcagtttcgttgaattttttttctgtgatggaattcaaacattcaaacgtaatagcgtggttgcgttatatttggctggaaaatcacaaccagccattgttcgtgagctccgCAACcttaaagtgaataaaatgtttgtgcatcgcactataaaacgttacaatgatactggtagcattgcaaaacgctacggagatggaccaaaaaaaaccacaacaacgccagaaatggttcggaaagtgaaggctcgacttgaacgaagtccacgacgaagtggaagaaaaatggtcaaagaactgaaaatatcgcaagacagcattcgacgcatatggaaaaatgagctcaaggtcaaggcttacaaattccaaaaagcacacgatctttcaccccagcaaaaaaaagttcggtgcgaaagggCAAAGGAGtggttgcgcttgcacgaacgtggcgaattttct comes from Anastrepha ludens isolate Willacy chromosome 3, idAnaLude1.1, whole genome shotgun sequence and encodes:
- the LOC128857017 gene encoding uncharacterized protein LOC128857017, whose amino-acid sequence is MVETVVTVERNTTTQTSTPVGGGGLSALKINIGYFTTPPGILKLVQFVLGIICMALASPAYIAATSFFLFVVVISFIATILWIFAYLLGIREALNVAVNWIFTELINTAICTLLYFISFVVQLAKWSGYPSSWGYGSNIAAGVFGCFNFLAYAAGTYFLYLTHRSGASY